The following proteins are co-located in the Solanum pennellii chromosome 8, SPENNV200 genome:
- the LOC107028035 gene encoding cinnamate beta-D-glucosyltransferase-like yields the protein MGSQGPIDPFIHVFLISFPGQGHVNPLLRLGKRLASKGVLVTFCAPECVGKDMREANKNIVSDEPTPYGDGFIRFEFFNGWEYTQPNENRQLETELANLESLGRVLLPEMIKQNEANGRPVSCLINNPFLPWVCDVAKSLDIPYAVLWVQSCASFSTYYHYYFNLENFPNESNPHIDVHLPNMPILKWDELPSFLLPYNPFPVLANVVLRQFNYLSNPIRIFIESFEELEKDIVNYMSKFFPIKTVGPLIVDEHSKIGENIRADLVKADSSITQWLNSKPPSSVVYISFGSIVVPSQEQVDEIAYGLLNSGLNFLWIMKPPRKNSSFPTVVLPQGYLDKVGNKGKVVEWCLQEEVLAHPSLVCFLTHCGWNSSMEAIVNGVPIVAFPQWGDQVTNAKYLVDEFKIGVRLSRGVTEKRTIPRYEVEQSLHEVSSGPKAAEMKSNALNWKKKAAEAVAEGGSSDQNLQCFIDELITLQKNCQVRTSIQLV from the coding sequence ATGGGATCTCAAGGTCCAATAGATCCATTCATTCATGTTTTTCTCATTTCATTTCCTGGTCAAGGACATGTCAATCCATTACTTCGACTTGGCAAACGCCTCGCCTCTAAAGGTGTTCTGGTCACCTTTTGCGCACCTGAATGTGTAGGCAAAGATATGAGAGAAGCCAATAAGAACATAGTCAGTGATGAGCCAACTCCTTATGGAGACGGTTTCATTAGATTTGAGTTTTTCAATGGATGGGAGTATACTCAGCCTAATGAGAATCGCCAGCTCGAAACAGAGCTGGCGAATCTTGAATCTTTAGGCAGGGTATTACTCCCTGAAATGATAAAACAGAACGAAGCGAATGGTCGTCCTGTTTCATGTCTAATCAACAATCCATTTCTTCCATGGGTATGTGATGTAGCTAAAAGTCTTGATATACCTTATGCTGTCCTTTGGGTACAATCTTGTGCTAGTTTCTCTACTTACTATCACTATTATTTCAATCTTGAAAATTTCCCAAATGAATCAAATcctcacattgatgttcatttGCCTAACATGCCAATTCTCAAATGGGATGAACTTCCTAGTTTCTTGCTCCCATATAATCCATTTCCTGTCTTAGCAAATGTAGTTTTGCGCCAATTCAATTACCTATCTAACCCCATTCGTATATTCATCGAGTCATTTGAAGAGCTCGAAAAAGATATAGTGAACTACATGTCCAAATTTTTTCCCATCAAGACCGTTGGTCCATTAATAGTCGATGAACACTCAAAAATCGGAGAAAATATTCGTGCTGACTTAGTGAAGGCTGATAGCTCCATCACTCAATGGCTCAATTCCAAGCCACCATCTTCAGTTGTTTACATTTCTTTTGGAAGCATTGTTGTTCCGAGCCAGGAACAAGTCGATGAGATTgcctatgggctattgaattcaGGGCTAAACTTCTTGTGGATCATGAAGCCACCTCGAAAAAACTCATCCTTCCCCACAGTAGTCTTGCCACAAGGCTATTTGGACAAAGTAGGGAATAAAGGAAAAGTTGTGGAGTGGTGTTTGCAAGAAGAGGTTTTAGCACATCCGTCTTTAGTCTGTTTCCTGACTCACTGTGGATGGAATTCGTCAATGGAGGCTATCGTGAATGGTGTCCCTATCGTGGCATTTCCACAATGGGGGGATCAAGTCACGAATGCTAAGTACTTAGTGGACGAATTCAAAATTGGCGTAAGACTATCTAGAGGTGTGACAGAGAAGAGGACTATTCCTCGATACGAAGTTGAACAATCTTTGCACGAGGTGTCCAGTGGTCCTAAGGCCGCGGAGATGAAATCAAATGCGTTGAATTGGAAGAAGAAAGCCGCGGAGGCAGTGGCGGAAGGTGGTTCCTCCGATCAGAATTTGCAGTGTTTTATTGATGAACTTATaacactacaaaaaaattgtcaagtTAGAACCTCTATCCAATTAGTGTAA